The Streptomyces puniciscabiei genomic interval CGCGGCGAGCACCGCGCTGAGCATCAACTCCCAGCTGGGCGCGTCCGTCGGCACGGCCGTGCTGTCGGTGGTGCTGGCTACGGCGGGCACACACCCGTCCGGCTTCCGCACCGCGTACGCCGTCGCGGCGACCCTGCTGGCCCTGGCGGCCCTGCCGGCACTGGCCCTCCCGGGCCGCCGGCGGACGCGGTGACGGCGTCGCCGTGGGGCGATGGGCCACCGGGCCGCCGACGGGCTCAGCCCACGCCCAGCTCGGCCAGCGGCAGGGTGTGCCGGGTCTGGAGGACCTTCGCACGCAGGTAGCGCACGTTGTGGGCCGTGGTGAAGACGCCGGTCGGCACCCGGTCCCGTACCACCACGCCCAGTGCGCGCAACTGCTCGGCCTTGTCCGGGTTGTTGGACAGCAGGTCCAGGTTTCCGATGCCGAGGGCGGCGAGCATCTGCGCGGCGGCCGTGTAGTCGCGGGCGTCCTCCGGCAGGCCGAGCGCGGCGTTCGCCTCGTAGGTGTCGAGGCCCTGGTCCTGCAGGGCGTAGGCGTCGAGCTTGTTGTAGAGACCGATGCCGCGGCCCTCCTGGCGGAGGTAGAGCAGGACGCCGCCGCGGTCGGCGATGCGCTCGACCGCCTCGCGCAGCTGGGGTCCGCAGTCGCAGCGGGCCGAGCCGAAGACGTCGCCGGTCAGGCACTCGGAGTGCAGGCGCACCAGCGGGACGGCGCCGGGGGCGGGGTCGCCGAGGACGACGGCGACGTGCTCCTGGCCGTCGGCCAGGCCGTGGAAGGTGACGAGTTCGGCGTCGACGCTGTAGCCGTCGTGGAAGCGCAGCGGTACCCGGACGCGGGCGCGCGGCGTGGCGGCGGGGGTGTCGGGCATGCGGGTCCCTCCGGGTGCGGGCATGTGCTTCAGTTTTGAAGCAGCGCTACGCAGGGGACCCTACATCATGCTTAAAAGTTAAAGCAATCGGATTCGGGTGATCCGCTGCGGGGCGGTCACGAACAGGACGAACGGCGCCGCCAGGGCACGTCCTCCGTGCCGGACTCGCCACCGTCGCCCTGCAGCCCGCGTGCGA includes:
- a CDS encoding GTP cyclohydrolase II; amino-acid sequence: MPDTPAATPRARVRVPLRFHDGYSVDAELVTFHGLADGQEHVAVVLGDPAPGAVPLVRLHSECLTGDVFGSARCDCGPQLREAVERIADRGGVLLYLRQEGRGIGLYNKLDAYALQDQGLDTYEANAALGLPEDARDYTAAAQMLAALGIGNLDLLSNNPDKAEQLRALGVVVRDRVPTGVFTTAHNVRYLRAKVLQTRHTLPLAELGVG